Proteins encoded by one window of Pseudonocardia alni:
- a CDS encoding acyl-CoA carboxylase subunit beta: MSASTTGAPTRADVTAARERALAGGDASRWPGKMAVRDRLRVLFDPGTFVEDGLLASVAADGLPADGVVTGVGRVDGRRVAVIAHDFTVKAGSWGELTCEKQIRILERADRDLLPVVYLVDSAGGRLTDQMGFFPGRRGASAIFHLQVRLSGRVPQICCLHGPSAAGGAYMPAFCDWVGMVEHNASMYLASPRVAEKVTGERTTLEEMGGAQMHASVSGCGDEVFGSDWETVSAARLLLSYLPDDYRSSPARAEPVPPERVLGEVVPPDPNQAYDVRDVIEGVVDAGTFFEIKARWAREIVVGLARLEGRVVGLVANQPDVRSGAIFVDSADKAARFVSMCDAYGIPLVFLQDVPGFMVGVDVERQGIIRHGAKLIAAMSSAEVPKFTVVLRKAYAAGYYAMCAPGFEPRATLALPTATIGPMAAEASVNAVYANKIAAIGDDGERAAYVAARTAEQEADVNLLRMGSDLVVDAVVAPGELRAELVARMNDADGWTRTTGRRHHLISPV; encoded by the coding sequence CGGGCGCTGGCCGGGGGAGACGCCTCCCGCTGGCCCGGGAAGATGGCGGTGCGCGACCGGCTGCGGGTGCTGTTCGACCCCGGCACGTTCGTCGAGGACGGTCTGCTCGCCTCGGTGGCGGCCGACGGTCTGCCCGCCGACGGTGTCGTCACCGGGGTCGGCCGGGTGGACGGCCGCCGGGTCGCTGTGATCGCCCACGACTTCACCGTGAAGGCCGGGTCCTGGGGGGAGCTGACGTGCGAGAAGCAGATCCGGATCCTGGAACGCGCGGACCGCGATCTGCTCCCGGTGGTCTACCTGGTCGACTCCGCGGGTGGCCGGTTGACCGACCAGATGGGCTTCTTTCCCGGCAGGCGTGGTGCCTCGGCGATCTTCCACCTGCAGGTCCGGCTCTCCGGGCGGGTCCCCCAGATCTGCTGCCTGCACGGCCCCTCTGCCGCCGGAGGGGCCTACATGCCCGCCTTCTGCGACTGGGTCGGGATGGTCGAGCACAACGCCTCGATGTACCTGGCGAGCCCGCGGGTCGCCGAGAAGGTCACCGGTGAGCGCACCACCCTGGAGGAGATGGGCGGGGCACAGATGCACGCCTCGGTCTCCGGCTGCGGCGACGAGGTGTTCGGCTCCGACTGGGAGACCGTCTCGGCCGCCCGTCTGCTGCTGTCCTACCTGCCCGACGACTACCGGTCCTCGCCCGCCCGCGCCGAGCCGGTCCCGCCGGAACGGGTGCTCGGCGAGGTCGTGCCACCCGATCCGAACCAGGCCTACGACGTGCGCGACGTGATCGAGGGCGTCGTCGACGCGGGCACCTTCTTCGAGATCAAGGCCCGGTGGGCACGGGAGATCGTCGTCGGACTGGCCCGGCTCGAGGGGCGGGTCGTGGGCCTGGTGGCCAACCAACCCGACGTCCGCAGCGGCGCGATCTTCGTCGACTCCGCCGACAAGGCCGCCCGGTTCGTCTCGATGTGCGATGCCTACGGGATCCCGCTGGTGTTCCTGCAGGACGTTCCCGGATTCATGGTCGGGGTGGACGTCGAGCGGCAGGGGATCATCCGGCACGGCGCGAAGCTGATCGCCGCGATGTCCTCGGCGGAGGTCCCGAAGTTCACCGTGGTGCTGCGCAAGGCCTACGCCGCCGGCTACTACGCGATGTGCGCCCCCGGCTTCGAACCCCGCGCGACCCTCGCGCTGCCCACCGCCACCATCGGCCCGATGGCGGCCGAGGCCTCGGTGAACGCGGTGTACGCCAACAAGATCGCCGCCATCGGCGACGACGGCGAGCGGGCCGCCTACGTCGCGGCTCGCACCGCCGAGCAGGAGGCGGACGTGAACCTGCTGCGGATGGGGAGCGACCTGGTCGTCGACGCCGTCGTCGCACCGGGGGAGCTGCGCGCCGAGCTCGTCGCACGGATGAACGACGCCGACGGCTGGACCCGCACGACCGGGCGTCGGCACCACCTGATCAGCCCTGTGTAG